CTCCGGCCTATCATCCCTTTCATGATTCGCGTACTGCTCGTCGACGACGACCCCGAGTTGCGGACCCTGGTCAGCGACTACCTGTCCCGCTACCGCATGCAGGTCACCACCGTGTCCGACGGCGCCGGCCTGCGGCGCGCGCTGGCGGCCGCCGGATCGCCCCCGGCGTTCGACGTGCTGCTGCTCGACCTGATGCTGCCCGATGCCAACGGCCTCGACCTCTGCCGCTTCGTGCGCCAGACCTCGGCGCTGCCCATCGTGATGCTCACCGCCCAGGGCGATCCGGCCAGCCGCGTCGTGGGCCTCGAGCTCGGCGCCGACGACTACCTCCCCAAACCCTTCGAGCCGCGCGAACTCGTCGCCCGCATCAACGCCGTGCTGCGGCGCACGGGCGGCACCGCGGCCGCCGCGCCGGCCGCCGAGGCCGCGGTGCTGCGCTTCAACGGCTGGACCTTCGACCGTGTGCGCCGGCAGCTGACCTCGCCCGACCAGGTGGTGCTCGCGCTGTCGTCGGCCGAGTTCCGCCTGCTCTCGGCCTTCGTCGACCACCCGCGCCGCGTGCTGAGCCGCGAGCGCCTGCTGGAACTCACCCGCACGCCGGGCGCCGACATCACCGACCGCGCGATCGACCTCGCCATCTCGCGCCTGCGGCAGAAGCTCGCCGACCCGTCGCTGATCCGCACGGTGCGTGGCGAAGGCTATGCGTTCGAGATCGACCCGCCCGCGGCATGACATGAAGCGCTGGTTCGGCGACACCCTGTTCAGGCGCCTCTTCGTGCTGATGTGGGTGGCGCTCGTCGCGAGCCACCTGCTCGGCTACACCGCGGCCCACCAGGGCGCACCCGCCGGCGTGCGCGGCGCGGGGATGCCGCCACCGATGCCGTCGCTGCCGCCGATGGGCGGGCCGCCGCATCCCGGGCCGGCGCCCGGCATGGACCGAGGCCCACCGCCACAAGGCCCCCACGGCCCGCGCCCGTCGCCCACGCTGTGGCTCGACTACCTCGTGCGCGCGCTCGCCATCGCCGCGTTCGCCGCCTGGGGCGCGCGCTGGCTGTCGGCGCCCATCCGAAGGCTCGGCACCGCGTCGCGGCAACTCGCCGAATCGCTGCGGCTCGGGCGCCCGCCGGCGCCGCTCGACGAGACCCGTGGCACGGTCGAGGTCCGCGAGACGGCCCACGTCTTCAACACGATGGCCTCGCAGCTCCAGGACCAGTTCGCGGCCCAGCAGTTGCTGATGGCCGCGATCTCGCACGACCTGCGCACGCCGCTCGCGCGCCTGCGGCTGCGGGTCGAGCAGATGCCGCCGGGGGACCTCGCCGACCGGTGCGTCGCCGACATCCGCGAGATGGACACGCTGGTCGACGGCGCGCTGTCGCTGCTGCGCGAGCAGCACGACCCGTCGGCCCGCACCCGCGTCGACCTCGTGTCGCTGCTGCAGGCCCTGGCCGACGACGAGGCCGAGCAGGGGCACGCCGTGACCTTCGAGGGCGGGCCCGCGGTGGTCGAGGGCCAGCCGGCCGCGCTGAAGCGGCTGTTCGGCAACCTCGTGGGCAACGCGGTCCGCCACGGCGGCTCGGCCGACGTGCAGCTCGCGGTGGCCGGACACGAGGTGCGGGTCACCGTCGACGACCACGGCCCGGGCATCCCGGCCGACCGGCTCGACGCCGTGTTCCACCCGTTCTACCGGCTCGACACGCCGGGCGCGGCCCCGGGCGCCGGGCTCGGCCTGCACATCGCACGCGATCTCGCACGCCAGCATGGCGGCACCGTCGCGCTGGCCAATCGCCCGGAGGGCGGGCTGCGGGCCACCGTGACGCTGACCCTCGCGTCCGACGCAACCTTGTCCGCGAGGACACAAACCAGCGAAACGCAGGACACAGCCGATCCGCACACTGGCGCCGTCTGAAACACGGAGGCGGCGAGATGCCCAATGAATCCCACGACCACGGCCTGTCCCATGACCTGAACACGCTGGCCGGGCCGTTCGCACGGCGCCGCGCGCTGCTGTGGCTCGCCGGCGCGACCGCACTGCCCCTCCTCGCGTGCGGCGGCGGCGGCGACGACGAGGCCGGCAGCAGCACCACGGGCTCGTCGTCCACCGGCTCCACCGGGAGCGGCTCGTCGTCCAGCGGCACCTGCTCGGTGATCCCCGAGGAGACGGCCGGCCCCTACCCTGGCGACGGCTCCAACACGAACGGCAGCGGCATCGCCAACGCCCTCGCGCTGTCGGGCATCGTGCGCAGCGACATCCGCCCGAGCTTCGCGGGCGCCACCGGCGTCGCCGCGGGCGTGCCGCTGATCGTGAACCTGCGCCTCGTCAACACGAACAACAGCTGCGCCGACCTGTCGGGCTACGCGATCTACCTGTGGCACTGCGACCGCGAGGGGCGCTACTCGATGTACTCGTCGGGCGTGACCGCCGAGAACTACCTGCGCGGCGTGCAGGCCACCGACAGCGCGGGCGAGGCCACGTTCACGACGATCTTCCCCGGCTGCTACTCGGGCCGCATGCCGCACATCCACTTCGAGGTGTTCCGCAGCACGGCGACCGCCACCAGTTCGGTCAACAAGCTGCGCACCTCGCAGCTCGCGTTCCCGGACGCGGTGTGCGACGCCGTCTACGCCACCACCGGCTACACGGCGAGCGTGTCCAACTACTCGCGCATCACCTTCGCCACCGACAACGTGTTCAGCGACGGCGTGACACTTCAGGTGGCCGAGGTGTCGGGCAGCGTGGACACGGGCTACATCGCGGCGCTGACCGTGGGCATCGCGGTCTGAGCCGTATCATCGGGGGCATGAGCCCCCTGCACACGATCCCCCGCCGCACCAAGAAACTGCCGCCGCTGCGAGTCGGCGTCGGCGGCCCCGTCGGTTCCGGCAAGACCACCCTCGTCGAGATGCTGTGCAAGACCATGCGCACGCAGTACGACCTCGTGGTGGTCACGAACGACATCTACACGAAGGAAGACCAGCGCCTGCTCACCGTGGCCGGCGCGCTGGAGGCCGAGCGCATCGTCGGCGTGGAGACGGGCGGCTGTCCGCACACCGCGATCCGCGAGGACGCCTCCATCAACCTCGAGGCGGTGGACCGCATGCTCGAGAAGTTCCCCGATGCCGACATCGTGTTCATCGAGTCCGGCGGCGACAACCTCGCGGCCACGTTCAGCCCCGAGCTGAGCGACCTGACGATCTACGTGATCGACGTGGCGGCCGGCGAGAAGATCCCGCGCAAGGGCGGGCCCGGCATCACGAAGAGCGACCTCTTCGTCATCAACAAGACCGACCTCGCGCCCTACGTGGGCGCCGACCTCGACGTGATGGCGGCGGACACCACGCGCATGCGCACCAACGCGCAGGGGCTGAAGCCGTTCGTGATGACGAACCTGAAGACACACGCCGGGCTGGCCGACGTGATCGCGTTCATCGAGAAAAAAGGCCTTCTCAAATGACGTCATCCCGGCGGAGGCCGGGACCCTGGGCGGATGCCGAAGGTCCCGGCCTTCGCCGGGATGACAGTGTTGTTGTGGCGGTTCAGTGGATGGAGCCCACGCTCCGCAGCGCCTTCACCGCCCCCGCCCCCACCGACGCCCCGAAGCGCTTGGCCAGCCGTTCGGCCACGTTCTCCTTCGGGGTGTAGTCGATGATCTCGGCGGCCTGCACCACCTCGCGGGCCACGTAGTCGAGGCTGCCCAGGTGATCGGCCAGGCCCATCGCGATGGCCTGCTCGCCGTTCCAGTACAGGCCCGAGAACGTGTCGGGGCCCACCTTCAGGCGCGGGCCGCGGCCCTGCTTCACCACGTCGATGAACTGCTGGTGGATCTGGTCGAGCATCACCTGCGTGTAGGCGCGCTGCTTCTCGGTCATGGGCGAGAACGGGTCGCCGATGCCCTTGTTCTCGCCCGCGGTCAGCATGCGCCGCTCGACGCCGAGCTTCTCCATCGTGCCGGTGAAGCCGAAGCCGTCCATCAGCACGCCGATGGAGCCGACGATGCTCGCCTTGTCGGTGTAGATCTCGTCGGCGGCCACCGCGATGTAGTACGCACCGGAGGCACAGGCCTCCTCGATCACGGCGTACACCTTCTTCTTGTGCAGGGCCTTCAGGCGCTGGATCTCGTCGTTGATCAGGCCGGCCTGCACCGGGCTGCCGCCGGGCGAGTTGAAGCGCAGCACCACGGCCTGCGCGCCCTCGTCCTCGAACGCGGCCCGCAGCGCGGCCACGACGTTCTCGGCGCTGGCCTCGCCGTCGGGCGAGATCTCGCCGCGCACCTCGACCAGGGCCGTGTGCGGGCCGCTGGGGGCCGACGTGGTGTTGCGCGCGGCGAACGAGGCCCACACGACCAGCGCGATCAGCAGCAGCCACGACAGCCGGAAGAACACGCGCCAGCGGCGTTCGCTGCGGCGGTCCTTCATGTAGTCGCGGGCGAACTGTTCCAGCGCGCCGGCCCAGGCGGGCGGCGGGGCCACGGCGGGCGCGGCGGGCGCGGCGAAGGAGGACGGCGGGGACGCCGGGGTGGTGATCTCGTCTTGCGGATTCATGGGGATCTTTCAGCTGCCCGCCGCGGAAGGTGCGCCGGGCTCGTCGAACACCACGGGACGGGTGTCCCGGGAAGGATACCAATACACGCCACCGTCCCGCTCCTCGACCTTGAGCGCGGTCAGGCTTCCGCGGCCGCACGGGCCGCCGGCGCAGCGGCCGGTGCGGGGCTCGTACTCGGCGCCGTGGATCGAGCAGACGATGAACTCGCGGTCCTGGTCGAGGAACTCGCCCTCCTGCCAGTCCATCTCGGCGGGCACGTGCACGCAGCGGTTCAGGTAGGCCACCACCTTGCCGTCGAAGCGCAGCGCGAAGGCCCGCGCGGGCTGGCGCCACTGAAGCACGTCGAACACGAAGGCCTTGCCCCGGTCGGCCAGGTCGGCCGCGGGGCACAGGTACACGGCGTCGTCGCCGGTGTCAGGCATGTTCGGCGAGCCAGGCATTCAGGTCGGCGACCGAGTGCGCCACGTGCAGCGTGGGGTAGGCATCGAAGGCGGCCGGCTCGTGGGCACCGTAGCTGACGCCGATGGCGGCGGTGCCGGCGTTCTGGGCCATCAGCAGGTCATGGGTGGTGTCGCCGATCATCAGCGTGCGCTCGGGCTCCACGCCGAAGTGGTCCATCAGCTCGAGCAGCATCTGCGGGTGCGGCTTGGACGCGGTTTCATCGGCCGTGCGGCTGCCGTCGAAGACGCCGCGCAGCTCGACGGTCTCGAGCGCCTCGTCGAGCCCCCGGCGCGACTTGCCCGTGGCCACGGTGAGCCAGTGCCCGCGCGCCTTGAGCGCCTGCAGCATGGCCACCGTGCCCTCGAACAGCACGATCTCGTGCTGGCGGGCGAAGTAGTGCTTGCGGTAGCGGTCGCCCAGCTCCGGGTAGCGCTCGCGGGGCAGGCCGGGCGCGGCGTGCTGCAGGGCCTCGACGAGGCCCATGCCGATCACGTAGCTCGCGTCGCGGTCGCTCGGCACCGGCACGCCGAGGTCGGCGCAGGCGGACTGGATGCAGCGCGCGATCAGGGCGGTGGAGTCGAACAGGGTGCCGTCCCAGTCGAAGGCGATGAGGTCGAACCGGCGGGGTCGTGTCATTTCGAGAGCGCTTCCACGAGTTTCTGGCATTCAGGGGGCAAGGGTGCCGCCAGTTCGATCGTCTCGCCCGTGGAGGGGTGATCGAAGCGGAGGCGGCGGGCGTGCAGGAACATGCGGTCGAACCGGTGGCCCGGCACGGCCTCGCCCTTGCCCAGGGCCTTGTTGATGGCGAAGTCGCCGTATTTCTCGTCACCGGCGATGGGATGGCCCTCGTGGGCCAGGTGCACGCGGATCTGGTGGGTGCGGCCGGTCTTGATGGTCACGTCGAGCAGCGCGAAGTCCGTGAACTGCGTCACGACCTTGACCAGCGTGATGGACCGGCGACCGTCGTCGTGGTCGGCGTCCACCGTGCGCACGCGGCGTTCGCCCTCGGCGGTCAGGAACTTGTGCAGCGGCACGTCGATCACCTTGCGGGACACGGGCCAGGTGCCGTTGACCAGTGCGGCGTAGGTCTTGCCGGTCTCGCGGCTGCGGAACTGCTCCTGCAGGGCGACGAGCGCCGACCGCCGCTTGGCGATCAACAGCAGGCCCGAGGTTTCCTTGTCGAGCCGGTGCACGAGTTCCAGGAACTTCGCCTGCGGGCGGGCCCGGCGCAGCTGCTCGATCACCCCGGAGCTGACCCCGCTGCCGCCGTGCACGGCCACGCCGGCCGGCTTGTTCACGGCCATCAGGTGGTCGTCCTCGAAGACGATGGGGAATTCACGGGCGGGGGCTTTCGGGGCCTCGTCGCGCTCGGCCACCCGGACCGGCGGCACCCGCACCTGGTCGCCCAGGGCGAGCCGCGTGTCGGCCGCCGCACGGCCCTTGTTCACGCGCACCTCGCCCGAACGGATCACGCGGTAGACGTGCGTCTTGGGCACGCCCTTCAGCAGCTTCAGCAGGAAATTGTCGAGGCGCTGCCCCTCGGAACCCTCGTCCACGACGACGTTCAGCACGGCCGGGCGGGCGCTTGTGGGGGGCGCCGTTTTGGCCTCTATAATGCGATGCACCACGTTCACGTCGTAAGTGTTTGATTTTCCAGAGTTTAACGTCGCACCTGCGGCGTGACGCGGCGGCCGGCAGTATTCCGGCCACAAGGTGATGCAACGTGCCCGGCGCGCGACAGGCCCTGTCCCCATGTGACAGGGCGGCGCGAGGCCCGGCATGGCAGAGAAACAAGAACGAACCCCTGCAAAAAGGTTTCCAAGGCGGTAGACGAAGAACCAGAGGGACGGCGCCGAAAACAGCGGCTGCGCCCCTCGGCAATACGGTCTCGATGTCTTCCGTCCGCGTCCAGTGAATGAAGCGGATGAAGTTCCCGGCCCCCACCCCCTCCTGCCTCGCGCGTCGCCGACGTGCTGGCGGCGCCGTGGATGGCCCAGGAGCCGCACCGATGCGGCCCGCTTCGACCTCCACCACGCATGCGCCAACGCTGCCCGAGCGGCCGATCGACTGATCGGCATCCCACGTTCAGACAGTCCAGGGCGATTCCTTCCGGTTCAGCAACGTTTCTCGTGCATCGATCCGCCGCCCCCGATTGACGTCGGAGGCGGCATGTTGATGGATGCCATGGCCCGTTCCACGGGCGTGGCGAAGGAGTGCACATGAAACGCATGCTGATCAATGCGACGCAGGCCGAGGAACGCCGCCTGGCGATCGTCGACGGCCAGAAGCTGCTCGATTTCGAAACCGAGATCGAAGGCCGCGAGCAACGCAAGGGCAACATCTACAAGGCCGTCGTCACGCGCGTCGAGCCTTCGCTGGAAGCCTGTTTCGTCGACTACGGCGAAGACCGCCACGGCTTCCTGCCGTTCAAGGAAATCTCCCGCAACTACTTCCGCGACGGCGTGGACGTGCGCAACGCACGCATCCAGGACGCCATCAAGGAAGGCGACCAGCTGCTCGTGCAGGTCGAGAAGGAAGAGCGCGGCAACAAGGGCGCCGCCCTCACCACGTTCGTCTCGCTGGCCGGCCGCTACCTCGTGCTGATGCCGAACAACCCGCGCGGCGGTGGCGTGTCGCGCCGCATCGAGGGCGAGGACCGCGAAGAGCTGAAGGAAAACCTCGACCAGCTCGAGTACCCGAAGGGCATGAGCCTGATCGCGCGCACCGCCGGCATCGGCCGCACCGCGAACGAGTTGCAGTGGGACCTGAACTACATGCTCACGCTGTGGAAGGCCATCGACGGCGCTTCCCAGGCGGGCAAGGGCGCCTTCCTGATCTACCAGGAATCGTCGCTGGTCATCCGTGCCATCCGCGACTACTTCACCGCGGACGTCGGCGAGATCCTGATCGACACCGACGACATCTACGACCAGGCCCAGCAGTTCATGAGCCACGTGATGCCCGAGGCGGCATCCAAGGTCAAGCGCTACCGCGACGACGCACCGCTGTTCAGCCGCTTCCAGATCGAGCACCAGATCGAGACCGCGTTCTCGCGCACGGTGAACCTGCCCTCGGGCGGCGCCATCGTGATCGACCACACCGAAGCCCTCGTGTCGGTCGACGTCAACAGCGCCCGCTCCACCCGCGGCAGCGACATCGAGGAAACGGCCACCCGCACGAACCTCGAAGCCGCCGATGAAATCGCCCGCCAGATGCGCCTGCGCGACCTGGGCGGCCTGATCGTCGTCGACTTCATCGACATGGAAGAGTCGAAGAACCGCCGCGACGTGGAAAACCGCCTGCGCGACGCCCTTCGCCAGGACCGCGCCCGCGTGCAGTTCAGCTCCATCAGCAAGTTCGGCCTGCTCGAACTCAGCCGCCAGCGCCTGCGCCCCGCCCTCTCCGAAGGCAGCCACATCACCTGCCCGCGCTGCAACGGCACCGGCCACATCCGCGACACCGAATCCAGCGCGCTGCAGATCCTGCGCATGGTGCAGGAAGAGTCGATGAAGGAAAACACCGCTGCCGTGCACGTGCAGGTGCCGGTGGAGGTGACCTCGTTCCTGCTGAACGAGAAGCGCACCGAGATCGCCAAGATCGAGCTGAAGCAGCGCATCACCGTGCTGCTCGTGCCGAACAAGCACCTCGACACCCCGAACTACCGCCTCGAGCGCCTGCGCCACGACGACCCGCGCCTCGAGAACCTGCAGGTCAGCTACTCGATGATCGAGGAGCCGGACGACGAAGTCGGCATCACCCGCCGCGAGAAGTTCAAGGCCAAGCAGGAACCCGTGATCAAGGGCATCCTGCCCGACACGCCGGCCCCCGTGGCCGAGCCGAAGCCCGAACCCGCCCCGGCCCCGGTGGCCACACCGGCGCCCGCCCCCGTGGCCGCGCCGGCTGCATCCGGCGGCTTCTTCGGCTTCCTGAAGAAGCTGTTCGGCGGCGGTGAAACGCCCGCCCCCGTGGTGGCCGCGCCCGTCGAGGCGCCGGCGACCGAAACGAAGGAAAACCGCGGCGACCGCAAGGGCCGTGGCGAGCGCAACGGCCGTGGCGGCCGCGATGGCGGCAAGCGCGACGGCGAACGCGGTGAGCGCGGCGCCCGCGGTGAACGTGGCGAGCGCGGCGAAGGCCGTGGCGACCGCGCGGAACGCGGTGAGCGTGGTGACCGGGGCGAAGGCCGCGGCCGCCGTGGCGAACGCAGCGAGACGCCGGTGGAAGCCGGCGCCGAGACCGCCCGTCCGCCGCGCGAGCGTGGTGAACGCGGTGAACGTGGCGAACGTGGCCGTGGCCAGGAAGCCCGCGCCGAAGGCGCCCAGGGCGGCCGCGACGAAGCCCGCGCCGAACGTGGCGAGCGGGGTGAACGCGGCGAGCGTGGCGAAGGCCGCCGCAACCGCCCGGAACGCGAAGCCCGTCCCAACGCCGTGACCGAAGGCGCCGCCGACGAGGCCGTGCAGGCCCGCGCGTTCGTGGACACCGTGCCGGGTGGCGACACGCCGGAAGCCGGTGCCGAGACCGGTGAACGCACCGGCCGCCGCCGCAACCGCCGTGGCCGTGGTGGCCGCGACCGCGACGAGACCCGCGCCGCCGAAGGTGGTGAAGACACCGCGGTGGACAGCACCACCGCCGTCGCCGGCCTCGTGCCGGTGGCCGCCGGCAGCGATGCCGAGCTGGCCCCCACCGATGCCGTGGACGCGGCGCCGGTCGACGCCGAAGGCAACCCCACGGGCGAGCCGCAGGAACGCGAAGGCCGCCGCCGCAACCGCGGCCGTGGCCGTGACCGCCAGCGCCGCGAGGACGCCGGCGCCGATGGCCAGCAGGCCCTGCTGGAAGCCACCGGTGACGTCGCCGCCGACCTGACCCGTGCCGTCGAACCGGTGGAAGCCGCACCGGCTGCCCCGGTCGTCGCCGCCGCGCCGGTCGAGGCCCCGGCGCCTGCCGTGGAACCCGTCGTCGCCGAAGCCGCTCCGGTGGCCGAGGCCGTGGCGCCTGCACCGGCTCCGGTGCAGGCACCGGCCCCCGCGCCGGTCGCTGCCCCGGTGGTGGCTGCCGCGGCACCGGCTCCGGCCGCGTACCAGCTGCCCATCGGCGAACTGCAGGCCGTGGCCGAGCAGCATGGCCTGCAGTGGGTGAACTCGGACGCCGAGAAGATCCGCGCCGCGCAGATCGCCATCGCGAACGAGCCGAAGCCGGTCCACGTGCCGCGCGAGATCAAGCCGGTGGTGCTGCTGGACGAAGGCCCGCTGGTGCTCGTCGAGACGCGCAAGGACCTGTCGCAGGTCCGCCTGCCGTTCGAGACGAACTGATCGCCTGAAC
This genomic stretch from Piscinibacter gummiphilus harbors:
- a CDS encoding S49 family peptidase → MNPQDEITTPASPPSSFAAPAAPAVAPPPAWAGALEQFARDYMKDRRSERRWRVFFRLSWLLLIALVVWASFAARNTTSAPSGPHTALVEVRGEISPDGEASAENVVAALRAAFEDEGAQAVVLRFNSPGGSPVQAGLINDEIQRLKALHKKKVYAVIEEACASGAYYIAVAADEIYTDKASIVGSIGVLMDGFGFTGTMEKLGVERRMLTAGENKGIGDPFSPMTEKQRAYTQVMLDQIHQQFIDVVKQGRGPRLKVGPDTFSGLYWNGEQAIAMGLADHLGSLDYVAREVVQAAEIIDYTPKENVAERLAKRFGASVGAGAVKALRSVGSIH
- a CDS encoding Rieske (2Fe-2S) protein, yielding MPDTGDDAVYLCPAADLADRGKAFVFDVLQWRQPARAFALRFDGKVVAYLNRCVHVPAEMDWQEGEFLDQDREFIVCSIHGAEYEPRTGRCAGGPCGRGSLTALKVEERDGGVYWYPSRDTRPVVFDEPGAPSAAGS
- a CDS encoding HAD family hydrolase: MTRPRRFDLIAFDWDGTLFDSTALIARCIQSACADLGVPVPSDRDASYVIGMGLVEALQHAAPGLPRERYPELGDRYRKHYFARQHEIVLFEGTVAMLQALKARGHWLTVATGKSRRGLDEALETVELRGVFDGSRTADETASKPHPQMLLELMDHFGVEPERTLMIGDTTHDLLMAQNAGTAAIGVSYGAHEPAAFDAYPTLHVAHSVADLNAWLAEHA
- a CDS encoding Rne/Rng family ribonuclease, translated to MKRMLINATQAEERRLAIVDGQKLLDFETEIEGREQRKGNIYKAVVTRVEPSLEACFVDYGEDRHGFLPFKEISRNYFRDGVDVRNARIQDAIKEGDQLLVQVEKEERGNKGAALTTFVSLAGRYLVLMPNNPRGGGVSRRIEGEDREELKENLDQLEYPKGMSLIARTAGIGRTANELQWDLNYMLTLWKAIDGASQAGKGAFLIYQESSLVIRAIRDYFTADVGEILIDTDDIYDQAQQFMSHVMPEAASKVKRYRDDAPLFSRFQIEHQIETAFSRTVNLPSGGAIVIDHTEALVSVDVNSARSTRGSDIEETATRTNLEAADEIARQMRLRDLGGLIVVDFIDMEESKNRRDVENRLRDALRQDRARVQFSSISKFGLLELSRQRLRPALSEGSHITCPRCNGTGHIRDTESSALQILRMVQEESMKENTAAVHVQVPVEVTSFLLNEKRTEIAKIELKQRITVLLVPNKHLDTPNYRLERLRHDDPRLENLQVSYSMIEEPDDEVGITRREKFKAKQEPVIKGILPDTPAPVAEPKPEPAPAPVATPAPAPVAAPAASGGFFGFLKKLFGGGETPAPVVAAPVEAPATETKENRGDRKGRGERNGRGGRDGGKRDGERGERGARGERGERGEGRGDRAERGERGDRGEGRGRRGERSETPVEAGAETARPPRERGERGERGERGRGQEARAEGAQGGRDEARAERGERGERGERGEGRRNRPEREARPNAVTEGAADEAVQARAFVDTVPGGDTPEAGAETGERTGRRRNRRGRGGRDRDETRAAEGGEDTAVDSTTAVAGLVPVAAGSDAELAPTDAVDAAPVDAEGNPTGEPQEREGRRRNRGRGRDRQRREDAGADGQQALLEATGDVAADLTRAVEPVEAAPAAPVVAAAPVEAPAPAVEPVVAEAAPVAEAVAPAPAPVQAPAPAPVAAPVVAAAAPAPAAYQLPIGELQAVAEQHGLQWVNSDAEKIRAAQIAIANEPKPVHVPREIKPVVLLDEGPLVLVETRKDLSQVRLPFETN
- the ureG gene encoding urease accessory protein UreG → MSPLHTIPRRTKKLPPLRVGVGGPVGSGKTTLVEMLCKTMRTQYDLVVVTNDIYTKEDQRLLTVAGALEAERIVGVETGGCPHTAIREDASINLEAVDRMLEKFPDADIVFIESGGDNLAATFSPELSDLTIYVIDVAAGEKIPRKGGPGITKSDLFVINKTDLAPYVGADLDVMAADTTRMRTNAQGLKPFVMTNLKTHAGLADVIAFIEKKGLLK
- a CDS encoding ATP-binding protein, giving the protein MKRWFGDTLFRRLFVLMWVALVASHLLGYTAAHQGAPAGVRGAGMPPPMPSLPPMGGPPHPGPAPGMDRGPPPQGPHGPRPSPTLWLDYLVRALAIAAFAAWGARWLSAPIRRLGTASRQLAESLRLGRPPAPLDETRGTVEVRETAHVFNTMASQLQDQFAAQQLLMAAISHDLRTPLARLRLRVEQMPPGDLADRCVADIREMDTLVDGALSLLREQHDPSARTRVDLVSLLQALADDEAEQGHAVTFEGGPAVVEGQPAALKRLFGNLVGNAVRHGGSADVQLAVAGHEVRVTVDDHGPGIPADRLDAVFHPFYRLDTPGAAPGAGLGLHIARDLARQHGGTVALANRPEGGLRATVTLTLASDATLSARTQTSETQDTADPHTGAV
- a CDS encoding response regulator; this translates as MIRVLLVDDDPELRTLVSDYLSRYRMQVTTVSDGAGLRRALAAAGSPPAFDVLLLDLMLPDANGLDLCRFVRQTSALPIVMLTAQGDPASRVVGLELGADDYLPKPFEPRELVARINAVLRRTGGTAAAAPAAEAAVLRFNGWTFDRVRRQLTSPDQVVLALSSAEFRLLSAFVDHPRRVLSRERLLELTRTPGADITDRAIDLAISRLRQKLADPSLIRTVRGEGYAFEIDPPAA
- a CDS encoding RluA family pseudouridine synthase; translated protein: MLNVVVDEGSEGQRLDNFLLKLLKGVPKTHVYRVIRSGEVRVNKGRAAADTRLALGDQVRVPPVRVAERDEAPKAPAREFPIVFEDDHLMAVNKPAGVAVHGGSGVSSGVIEQLRRARPQAKFLELVHRLDKETSGLLLIAKRRSALVALQEQFRSRETGKTYAALVNGTWPVSRKVIDVPLHKFLTAEGERRVRTVDADHDDGRRSITLVKVVTQFTDFALLDVTIKTGRTHQIRVHLAHEGHPIAGDEKYGDFAINKALGKGEAVPGHRFDRMFLHARRLRFDHPSTGETIELAAPLPPECQKLVEALSK
- a CDS encoding dioxygenase family protein — encoded protein: MPNESHDHGLSHDLNTLAGPFARRRALLWLAGATALPLLACGGGGDDEAGSSTTGSSSTGSTGSGSSSSGTCSVIPEETAGPYPGDGSNTNGSGIANALALSGIVRSDIRPSFAGATGVAAGVPLIVNLRLVNTNNSCADLSGYAIYLWHCDREGRYSMYSSGVTAENYLRGVQATDSAGEATFTTIFPGCYSGRMPHIHFEVFRSTATATSSVNKLRTSQLAFPDAVCDAVYATTGYTASVSNYSRITFATDNVFSDGVTLQVAEVSGSVDTGYIAALTVGIAV